Genomic DNA from Oreochromis aureus strain Israel breed Guangdong linkage group 2, ZZ_aureus, whole genome shotgun sequence:
GTCGTTAGCTATATTAACAGCTGTCAAAGCAGATTTTGCAAgtcattttagatttttttttccatctatttgaGAATTAAGCCATTCTTGATCAATTTACTAGTTGACAGTCCCCTCggtcttattttgaaattttagtTGGTGCTAACCAGCTAGCACCAACTTCCGGTCCTGTTTTCTGCCTTTCAGCAGGCTGACCAGAATTTCTTATCTCATGGACTCAGAATCCACAGTCTAGGACTCCATTTTTGTtcgtttgttttttctgctctgtAGATGTGACCACTAACCACAAGACCACtaacaaacatctgcagcaggTAGAGAGCAGCTTCATATGTCACTAAAGCTGAGAAGAACAAAGACAATTGTCTCCAAATGCAGTGCAAGGAGGTGGAAGTTTGTATCTGGACAAATCTGCAGTATGAACGACTCAGAAATCAAAAATCGCTACAGCACAGTATCGTGACATTATGTGTGGCGATATTGTATCAATACAGGCACATACAAGGGGACTCGAGTCAACTGGCTGCCAGCTGGATGTATTCTAGTTACATTCCTATAGAACGGGAAGGTTGCTGAGCACAAATGTGAATTTCTTTCTATCTATACAccaacagagatttgagatttTCCACAATTTACCACAATTAATTTCTTGTATTATCAGAAAGAGATTGCATGTAATCGTCAAGATGACCCCATTCAATCGCAGACTGATAATAGACTGACCCCATCTTGTGGCAACATTTACCGCAGCTTTTAGTGATAGTGTTGGTGGAGTTGGAGTTAGATAATGTTATCTTATTGGATAGAACTGTTACAAAGTTTTACTCTGAGGATCAAATTTGCAGTTTAAATAAAGGTAATAAAtggttaaaatgttaaaaaatgataAACGCTAAAAATCACAGTAATCTCTTATCGGAAGTAAAATactgtaataataatacattgtGGGGTGTCTGGTAGTTCCCATCTAGTGGACAGATAGCTGAATATATACGTTATTTATTTCTCCCAAAATATTTGGAAATTAAAAGAGTCAGAGGGGCACATTATATGAGACgctatttaatttcattttaaaaaaatgtgtgggTGTGCATAATTTCTGGGCACATTTACAAACGCACCCCTGGTACCATCACAATTACAATCCAATTCTGAGCGAAACACTGCACTCTCTAGCTTACTCAATTACAACTGCtctcttcatatatatatatttttttttagataaaccAGGCAGGCGAACCAAGTCTGAGTGTTGTGCTTAACAACAGTAATCTCCGATATAAGCCTTAAAGTAAGCAAAATAAGCAACTGCAACAACTTGAAGTAAGATGACTAAGATGGACTGGCTGAATGCTACAAGTTTAGTGCTGCAAACATTATTATCACTGTCCCTAAACCAAGGGAAAACACTGTTGCACAAACAGGAGCTTTTTGGAGGTAAATATTTCCCAGAGAATTTAATCTTTAGACCTTTGTCCCTTTGATGGAAACACACAGTCCTTTCAAAGGCTCCTAGTCCCTTAGGAAAGTTCCTATGGTGGAAACACAGCTTTAAGGAGCAAAAAAGGAGGGCTCTTCAAAGGTGGATTGGTATATTCTTTGTTcaaatgcatttatttcaaattatattattttgatTTAAGTTAATCCCTTAAATGCACTAGATGCTATAGTCCCTGCACAAGCTGGAAACAATGATTTGTACCATACTACTGGCAGCACAGCTTGTAAGTGTGCCGGTACCTTTGTAGGAGCAATAATTCAACATTCTACAAACCAGCTAAATCCTTGATACGCCTCCTCAGAGCAGGTGTATCCTATTCATATTATCTTCAGGGAACACTGCACTCAGTACTTTGTACCAACAGTACACGTACCATAAACAATATATGACTGGCTCTTAAAACTACCACAGGCAAGTTTCAGCCAGAGGGATTAAAACAGGGTAGATTCACACCTATCCAATCAGCAGCAAGATCTTCGGGAGGTTTTGCGGTTGCCATGGAGATCAATAGTACTACTCAAGAGCGCGTGATCAATCTGGTCCTCAGCAGCCAGAACCTCCCTGACAGCTGCCTCAAACGCAGCGGTGACATTAGTGTCATCTTTAGCACTGGTCTCAAAGTAAGGGCAGCAGCCGTTCTCTTCGCACCAGGCCCGCGCTTCATCCTCCCCGACCTCCCTCTGCTCCATGTCTATCTTGTTGCCCAGTACCACAAAAGGGAACCGCTCGGGGTCTTTGACGTCAGAGTAGTACATGAACTCCTTCTTCCAGCTGCCCAGGTTCTGAAAGCTCTGCAGGTTGTTCACGGCAAATGTGAGCAGGCAGCAGTCGGCGCCTCTGTAGAAAGGTGTACGTAATGACTTGAAGCGCTCCTGACCAGCTGTGTCCCATATCTGAAGAGTGACAAGGCGTCCATCCACTTCCAAGTCCCGATTAAGGAACTCCACGCCAATGGTGTGGAAAGACTGGGAGTCAAACCGGTCTGTTACGTAGCGGTTCATCAAGGAGGACTTGCCCACTCCACCATCTCCCAGTAGGATTACTTTGAGCAGCAGGTTCTTCCCACTCATCGTGCCACCCACCCAACTAGGCCTCCTCACAGGGCTAAAGTCCTCCCCACTTGGTGGTAAACCGGGGTGAACCTAACCTAGAAAAAGGAAGGGTGAAAACGAGAAGTGGAAATTACTGCTGGTCATTGGGATATGAAACATAATGACTTCTCAGAAAACTTTTAAACGCTAAAACAGTCTGTGGAATTGTGTTCGCTGATGATTCAGAGTAGGTAATTAGAGGAACAGTCAGCAGCCACAGGATAACTGTTATAACTTGGAAGTAAACCTTTCTGCGTAATTAAAACCACATGACAGAAGTGTAATGGTTGACTAGCTTCAGGGACAAAATGACGGGGTGAAGGACCGAGATGTCTGCCAAAGGTCTCTGGCATAGAAAAATACAGGGTAGCAGACAGCCCTTCTGTTTACGACATGAAACTATAATAATGCCTAGTCCACACATTATGCACTACAGTGAACAGATGCCAACTACAGATTAGGaagtaaaaattaaacattaaagaaAACGTTTGTTTTGTGGCACATCATGAGGAAGCCTCCAACACCACAACAACAGGCTGACCATAAACCCACTCTGTACAGCACCACCACTGCACCTGCGcaaaccacaaatatgtaccaGCTTGCCAAACCGTGGTaattagaaaacaaaaactctcGCTGAACTCTCTTGACGATGCTGTTTGTGAAACTGTCCGCAGAAGTGCTTCAGAGAAGAAGTTAAATGGGAACCGAAACAGGTAAGACTTCTAAATCACGCCATGCGAGACAGTACAGCGGTTGTAGTATATAGCGGCTTAGCAACCCTCCCATCAAACTAGCAAGCTAGCCGACTAGTCTGATGCCTTGTTGACATTCCATCCCGGTCAGGCTAACCGTTAGCTCTAATTTATATGCGGCTCAGAAGTGTTTTAAAAGGCGACGCAGTTACCAGTAGCGACTGTCGCAGCGGGCTGGTGTTTTCAAAACTGAATGGATATCGTAGAAACATTTATTTCTACTTACCCTGCTTCTAGTAGGTAATATTGCGTGGCTGTCCCGCTACCCTACATCTGACTGAGATTCAGTGTCGTGACGTGCGCGCCCCATCGCGGACCTGCACGTGCACACCGCCCAAGCAAAGCGGGGTCCTAAAGCCCGTAAAATAAGGGGATACCCCAAATGATAAACAAACGGAAGAAAACACTTAAGCATTGCATTAATACACTAAATGCTAGTAATttgtaatttggcatcttagtaaaaaaacatcatttatATGCTTTGCTTTTTGTAAAACTGTGAgtttgaaaatgaatggataacaacagtaattatattttagcattaacctttacagaaacacaaataaTTTTGGAAATTATCAATACTGTTTATTTAGGGCATCTGTGACATAAATCGTACATTGGGTCGTGGGTAATCGTTTTGTTAAGAACTGTAAGTTTGTAACATTTTGCATTTGAGTTCAGTTTGAATAAAAGCTGGATTTATGAAAATGTGCAGGAATTTTAGTAAATCTTACTATTTGCTTTGTCTCTTTCTACTTGTCCAAGCACAATTTACTGATTACTGATTTACTGATAATTTTCCAACCCATTTAAACCCAGAACTAGACTTAATTTCCTTTCTCTAACAGTGATTTAGTGACAACTATTCATCCTCTGAGATCACTAACCATCCTTCTTTTGACACATCATGTGATGAAGTGGCCTTTCTGTCTCTCAGTACACAAAACCAGATGCACTGACCTGACAGTTGAGCTGATGTGGTTTTCACTTCAGGTATGCTAAATGTTACTCTGGATGCATTTCATGGCCCTGACCTCACAAGGGTGGCCCCCTCCGCTAAACTCTGTGTAGCCATGATGTGAAACTGACTTCTGTCACTTTTTACTTACACAAAAATCTTAGAACTGAGTTCTATTGTGAGACTGatattatttttgaaaatcaaATTATACAAACTCTTCAACTGCTCATTCCACTGTTGAACTCTAAATATCTACCGTAGACTTTAAAGTTCCACGTTTGACctgtgaaaactgaaaactggatCATGATTGGTTCCCCACCTCATTCCAAAGTCACAAAGTCATCTTTTAAGTATGAGTTTTAAACTCTGgcctaatttaatttaacttacattaaacattaatttgATTTACATTAAATTTAACCGACATTAATTTAACTTACATTAAATCAAGTCAACCGAAAAACCATCCAATACTGGACACACAAAGCTGCCTCCTCATTCGGAGCAAgctaatggctcagtcacacgAGCCATTAGCTCATGAATTTCTCAGTGAAATTTCTCCCTTTAGCAGAAACTATGAACACATCCTGCAGTGCCAAGCTTTATGCAAACGTTCTTCTGCACAGTCAAGCTCAAagatgtaaaaataataaaaatgcttttttaaatggGAAGTGACTTTATGTCAGATTTACACCAACATCCAAATCAAGATCTGCCAGTATTGCACTGTTAACAGCAGTAAAGGTGAACTCAGTACTCAGTATATTGCCATCAGTCTACTCAGTAAGACTGATGGCAATATGCTAgcaatctgtctgcatttataaattagacaacagttatttgcaaacctttgaGAGTCTCTCTCAGAGAGACTGTAGTTGGTCCAAGTCGGACTGTGACTGTTGCATAAAGGTTGTCTCCTATCAGTTGACCTATGCAATCGTCTTGTGATCAAAATTGGTCGTGAGAGTGCAACACCCTCAAGCTCCATGTAGCCATTTAGTTACCACGATCTCCAACTGGTTGCAGGCAGCCACCATAGATGCAAGGAGATTGCTGTCCCTTCCTTGTGACTGAGCCTTTACCTTACTTTGAATTAGGAGATAGCTTTGCAATAAGTTTACCCACTGTTGGATGTTTTTTCAGCAAAGCCGATTTAATGTGAGTTTGCTAAGATAATCTTATTTTAGGACATAAAGGACATGTGTTATTAATTCTGCTAATGTTGTTTGGTTTTAGAATGACTTTTGTATTTGCTTAAAGTTAATATGAATCTCTAGGGGGGGGGTTTATCTTAAAACATATAATCTATGTTTTTATGTAtgatttgttgtgtttgttgtggcAAAATCCGTTAAGTATCAAAAGATTCTGAACTGAACCTGTCTGACATAGTCTTACTCCCGGGCTGTAGGTGGCGCTAGAGTGAGATATCTTTGAGACCCGAAGAAGAGGAAAATCAGGActctacaaaaaaaagaagtcagctGTTAACTGATGTTTGGGGCATCTCGTTAGCCCTGTTCATCAAAGCGAGCTTGCGTGAAAAGTAGCGctagatgttttattttgtaagctAAGAAAAAGCCTCTTTCACGTGTTTCCCGCGGAGATGATGGTAGGAAACAGTGTGAATGTTCCGATGCTCTCCATGCTCTGAAAACGCTGGCTCTGTAGAGTAAGTCGCTGGATTGTTTGCGTAGCGGACCGCATTTATACAACTGTATTTATAAAGCAAAAAGAATCACACTGCTGTCCCTACACAGTAATgtggtgtttgttttaaatgtgtgtcTTTGTTCATTTCACCCCTGCAGATGGCGGGTAGGAGCAGGCTTCTGCCCTTTGCTTGTCTGGGGTTTTTCGGGGTCCTGTGCTGGGTCTGGGTCTCCTTTGCCTCCTTTCCAGATGACCAGGTGCTTCCCCTGGAGGCCTTGGATGCACTTGACCGAGGAGCCTTTCAGCCTCAGAGTGCTCTCTCAGAGATGGAGTTTGCCTCTGTGGTTTCATACAGAGGACCAGGAAACCGCGACCGTCGCAGTAACAAGGAGCTGCCCATTCTCCTCTGGTGGAGCGGTGGGCTTTTCCCACATTTTCCAGGCGACACTGAGCGCATCGACTGTGCCACGTCCTCCTGTCTGGTCACAAGCAATCGTAAGGTACCCGAGATACTTACCCTCCTAAAACACCTTTCATGAATCTCCTCCC
This window encodes:
- the rab9b gene encoding ras-related protein Rab-9B, encoding MSGKNLLLKVILLGDGGVGKSSLMNRYVTDRFDSQSFHTIGVEFLNRDLEVDGRLVTLQIWDTAGQERFKSLRTPFYRGADCCLLTFAVNNLQSFQNLGSWKKEFMYYSDVKDPERFPFVVLGNKIDMEQREVGEDEARAWCEENGCCPYFETSAKDDTNVTAAFEAAVREVLAAEDQIDHALLSSTIDLHGNRKTSRRSCC